From a single Ornithodoros turicata isolate Travis chromosome 8, ASM3712646v1, whole genome shotgun sequence genomic region:
- the LOC135366683 gene encoding carboxypeptidase inhibitor SmCI-like isoform X2: protein MRVLQLSLLTLLFQIMYASASPEDSDYNSYEDNESTEEINRWCSMDVNFGQRCSTPNATTRYYHDNATHTCKQFHYEGCNGNENNFESKLVCMRMCRYDGEEVPSEEDTSEEAVIPTVCTRTPANSHRVNSRRCPTKGKRRFFYNASASTCEAVRCTGPAQNYFETKKECKRRCIEIPKTVCGLKEQAGPCRAKLRKWYFNGETDNCEQFDYGGCYGNGNKFESKDACKNECMKKRGVAKPRLSRLGNIE from the exons CGTCTGCCAGCCCTGAAGACTCAGACTATAACTCCTACGAAGACAATGAGTCCACGGAGGAAATCAACAGATGGTGTAGCATGGATGTGAACTTCGGGCAACGATGCAGTACTCCGAATGCAACCACGCGCTACTACCACGACAACGCCACTCACACGTGCAAACAGTTTCACTATGAAGGTTGCAACGGGAACGAAAACAACTTCGAAAGTAAACTCGTTTGCATGAGAATGTGTCGATATGATG GCGAGGAAGTTCCGAGTGAGGAAGACACAAGTGAAGAAGCTGTCATTCCGACAGTGTGCACGCGGACACCTGCCAACTCCCACCGCGTAAATTCTCGTAGGTGTCCCACCAAGGGGAAAAGGCGATTTTTCTACAACGCTAGTGCATCTACATGCGAAGCGGTTAGATGTACAGGGCCGGCCCAAAACTACTTCGAAACGAAAAAGGAGTGTAAACGAAGATGTATTG AGATACCGAAAACAGTATGTGGCCTCAAGGAGCAAGCTGGTCCATGCAGAGCTAAACTTCGCAAGTGGTATTTCAACGGAGAAACGGATAATTGCGAACAATTCGATTACGGCGGATGCTACGGCAACGGCAACAAGTTCGAAAGTAAAGATGCTTGCAAAAATGAGTGCATGAAAAAACGAGGTGTGGCAAAACCTAGGTTGTCCCGATTGGGTAATATTGAGTAA
- the LOC135366683 gene encoding carboxypeptidase inhibitor SmCI-like isoform X1, producing MRALQSSLLTLLFQIMYASASPEDSDYNSYEDNESTEEINRWCSMDVNFGQRCSTPNATTRYYHDNATHTCKQFHYEGCNGNENNFESKLVCMRMCRYDGEEVPSEEDTSEEAVIPTVCTRTPANSHRVNSRRCPTKGKRRFFYNASASTCEAVRCTGPAQNYFETKKECKRRCIEIPKTVCGLKEQAGPCRAKLRKWYFNGETDNCEQFDYGGCYGNGNKFESKDACKNECMKKRGVAKPRLSRLGNIE from the exons CGTCTGCCAGCCCTGAAGACTCAGACTATAACTCCTACGAAGACAATGAGTCCACGGAGGAAATCAACAGATGGTGTAGCATGGATGTGAACTTCGGGCAACGATGCAGTACTCCGAATGCAACCACGCGCTACTACCACGACAACGCCACTCACACGTGCAAACAGTTTCACTATGAAGGTTGCAACGGGAACGAAAACAACTTCGAAAGTAAACTCGTTTGCATGAGAATGTGTCGATATGATG GCGAGGAAGTTCCGAGTGAGGAAGACACAAGTGAAGAAGCTGTCATTCCGACAGTGTGCACGCGGACACCTGCCAACTCCCACCGCGTAAATTCTCGTAGGTGTCCCACCAAGGGGAAAAGGCGATTTTTCTACAACGCTAGTGCATCTACATGCGAAGCGGTTAGATGTACAGGGCCGGCCCAAAACTACTTCGAAACGAAAAAGGAGTGTAAACGAAGATGTATTG AGATACCGAAAACAGTATGTGGCCTCAAGGAGCAAGCTGGTCCATGCAGAGCTAAACTTCGCAAGTGGTATTTCAACGGAGAAACGGATAATTGCGAACAATTCGATTACGGCGGATGCTACGGCAACGGCAACAAGTTCGAAAGTAAAGATGCTTGCAAAAATGAGTGCATGAAAAAACGAGGTGTGGCAAAACCTAGGTTGTCCCGATTGGGTAATATTGAGTAA